From the genome of Hathewaya histolytica, one region includes:
- the hydE gene encoding [FeFe] hydrogenase H-cluster radical SAM maturase HydE, whose product MKKNYAIVFELIEKLYRSNYLKQEEIIYLLDNMNDENKELLKRRAHETRVKFYGHKVFMRGLLEFTNYCTGTCSYCGISSLNTKIERYRLKLDEILECIQLGYNLGYRTFVLQGGEDPYYTRSRVEEIITAIKIKYPEVAITLSIGERSYEDYSAFYKCGADRYLLRHEMASRRLYNKLHSNMSFDNRRKCLYDLKKIGYQVGAGFMVGLPGQTSEDLAEDFIFLKELEPHMVGIGPFIPHKDTKLGREKGGTVKDTVTMLALTRLFLPEVLLPATTALGTLDPLGREKGLKAGANVVMPNLSPISVRKKYSLYDGKVCTGDEAAECRRCIEHRINSAGFNVDMSRGDNINWRRI is encoded by the coding sequence ATGAAAAAAAACTATGCTATTGTTTTTGAATTAATTGAAAAGCTTTATAGAAGTAATTATTTAAAGCAAGAAGAGATAATTTATCTTCTAGATAATATGAATGATGAAAATAAGGAACTATTAAAAAGAAGAGCCCATGAAACTAGAGTGAAGTTTTACGGACACAAGGTATTTATGAGAGGACTTCTAGAGTTTACAAATTATTGTACAGGGACTTGCTCTTATTGTGGAATAAGTTCTTTAAATACTAAGATAGAGAGATATCGTCTTAAATTAGATGAAATATTAGAGTGCATTCAATTGGGATACAATCTTGGTTATAGAACCTTTGTGCTTCAAGGAGGGGAAGATCCCTATTATACAAGAAGTAGGGTTGAGGAAATTATAACAGCAATTAAAATTAAATATCCTGAAGTTGCTATAACTTTATCCATAGGAGAGAGAAGTTATGAGGATTATTCAGCGTTTTATAAGTGTGGAGCTGATAGATATCTTTTAAGGCATGAGATGGCCTCAAGGAGGTTATACAATAAACTTCATAGTAACATGAGTTTTGATAATAGAAGAAAATGTCTTTATGATTTAAAAAAAATAGGGTATCAGGTTGGAGCTGGATTTATGGTTGGATTACCTGGACAAACCTCAGAAGATTTAGCAGAGGACTTTATATTTTTAAAAGAATTAGAACCACATATGGTTGGCATAGGACCATTTATTCCACATAAGGATACTAAGCTAGGTAGAGAGAAGGGAGGGACAGTTAAGGATACGGTTACCATGCTTGCTTTAACCCGATTGTTTCTTCCAGAAGTACTCCTTCCAGCTACTACAGCACTTGGAACTTTAGATCCATTAGGAAGAGAAAAAGGACTTAAAGCTGGAGCAAATGTAGTTATGCCAAATTTATCACCTATTTCAGTTAGAAAAAAATATTCACTATATGATGGAAAAGTGTGTACAGGGGATGAAGCTGCTGAGTGTAGAAGATGTATAGAACACAGGATAAATTCTGCAGGTTTTAATGTAGACATGTCAAGAGGAGACAATATAAATTGGAGGCGTATATAA
- a CDS encoding lipoate--protein ligase: MIFVNHNNTNPYFNHAAEQYILENFEDECFMLWRNEPCILIGKNQNTLAEVNMDYIKEKNIKVVRRLTGGGAVFNDLGNINFTFIAKNTEDVSSNFRKFTAPLLKALQSLEVNAEFSGRNDLTIGGKKFSGNAQYYHKDKVLHHGTLLFSSSMTDLSKALKVNPLKLKDKGVKSVVSRVANISEHLKEDMTVLEFKNYVVDFVMNIYCEKELYEFTKEDLRKIDKIIEERFNSWDWNFGNSPKYTYSKQKRFKGGTIQLNFDVSHGRIKELKFYGDFFFTKDIKELEDKFIGLKHEEEEIKNFLEKSSIEDYIKAVEFQDILELMF, from the coding sequence ATGATATTTGTAAATCACAATAACACAAATCCTTATTTTAATCATGCTGCTGAGCAATACATACTAGAAAATTTCGAAGATGAGTGTTTTATGTTATGGCGAAATGAACCTTGTATACTAATTGGAAAAAACCAAAACACCTTAGCAGAGGTTAATATGGATTATATTAAAGAGAAAAACATAAAGGTTGTTAGAAGACTTACAGGCGGGGGTGCTGTATTTAATGATTTGGGAAATATAAACTTTACCTTTATAGCTAAAAATACAGAAGATGTTTCATCTAATTTTAGAAAATTTACAGCACCTTTATTAAAAGCATTACAAAGTTTAGAAGTAAATGCAGAATTTTCAGGAAGAAATGATTTAACTATTGGGGGAAAAAAGTTCTCTGGAAATGCTCAATACTACCATAAAGATAAAGTTCTACATCATGGTACTCTATTATTCTCAAGTTCTATGACAGACTTATCTAAAGCTTTGAAAGTAAACCCTTTAAAGCTTAAAGATAAAGGGGTTAAGTCCGTAGTATCAAGGGTTGCAAATATAAGTGAACATTTAAAAGAAGATATGACAGTCCTTGAGTTTAAAAATTACGTTGTAGATTTTGTAATGAATATTTATTGTGAAAAGGAACTTTATGAATTCACAAAAGAAGACCTAAGAAAAATAGATAAGATAATAGAAGAAAGATTTAATAGCTGGGACTGGAATTTTGGAAATTCTCCTAAATATACTTATAGTAAACAAAAAAGATTTAAAGGTGGAACTATACAATTAAATTTTGATGTTTCTCATGGTCGCATTAAGGAATTAAAGTTCTATGGTGATTTTTTCTTTACAAAAGATATAAAAGAACTAGAAGATAAATTTATAGGACTAAAACATGAAGAGGAAGAAATTAAAAACTTTTTAGAAAAATCCTCTATAGAAGATTATATAAAAGCAGTAGAATTTCAGGATATTTTAGAATTAATGTTTTAA
- the lipA gene encoding lipoyl synthase, translated as MHMKKPEWLKVKVDLGTNLRQVKALTNTLSLNTVCQEANCPNRMECYNRRTATFMILGSICTRNCRFCNVTPGTPQCVDPEEPKHLAEAVKELGLKHAVVTSVTRDDLPDGGASHFAKVIKEIRKLTPNTTVEVLIPDLKGNWEALKIIVDAKPEILNHNVETVPSLYKTVRPQAIYNRSLELLEKVKEIDNKILTKSGFMLGLGETEEQIIDLLKDLTNIDCDIVTIGQYLRPSKEHLEVIEYVHPDTFDRYRDIGMDMGFKYIASSPLVRSSYNASKVLEQEGMLR; from the coding sequence ATGCATATGAAAAAACCTGAATGGTTAAAAGTAAAAGTTGATTTAGGCACTAATTTAAGACAAGTTAAGGCACTTACTAATACCTTAAGTTTAAATACTGTATGCCAAGAGGCAAATTGTCCAAATAGGATGGAATGTTATAATAGAAGAACAGCTACTTTTATGATATTAGGTAGTATTTGCACTAGAAACTGTAGATTCTGTAATGTTACCCCTGGAACACCTCAGTGTGTAGACCCAGAAGAACCAAAACACTTAGCAGAAGCTGTTAAGGAACTTGGACTAAAACATGCAGTTGTAACTTCAGTAACTCGTGATGATCTTCCAGATGGTGGTGCAAGTCATTTTGCAAAAGTTATAAAAGAAATAAGAAAATTAACTCCAAATACTACAGTAGAAGTACTTATTCCCGACTTGAAGGGTAACTGGGAAGCTCTAAAAATTATAGTAGATGCTAAACCTGAAATATTAAATCATAATGTAGAAACTGTACCGAGCTTATACAAAACTGTTCGCCCACAAGCCATATATAACCGTTCTTTAGAACTTTTGGAGAAAGTTAAGGAAATAGATAATAAAATACTTACTAAATCAGGATTTATGCTAGGACTTGGTGAGACAGAAGAACAAATAATAGATCTTTTAAAAGATTTAACAAATATAGACTGTGACATTGTAACTATTGGTCAATATCTAAGACCTTCTAAAGAACACCTCGAAGTTATAGAATATGTTCACCCTGATACCTTCGATAGATATAGAGATATCGGAATGGACATGGGCTTTAAATATATAGCTTCTTCACCTTTAGTTAGAAGCTCTTATAATGCATCTAAAGTATTAGAACAAGAAGGAATGTTAAGATAA